A DNA window from Iodobacter ciconiae contains the following coding sequences:
- a CDS encoding GDYXXLXY domain-containing protein yields the protein MNNQHLDQLLKKAITAGILPDGTHIEAPENRPWPVVLLTALGAWLAAIPLLAVVGLMLGSTIIHSVAGPYIVGLIVLAAAILPLRKQNTPLFIEQLAIPALITGSALMAYGLFGHLPGHFACAILALLAGGLTWAIPNPWLRVLLGATSAAFTGTAIALYIKNSHGAWLALHALLLLWLLASAAQRSVLSAKALLAAACESFLTGWLLVILAGLAFNSGMTFLAGASLGNNAFAVIMNEAAPQLSTTSKLFALSSSLLALAAGILPGRSWPALRPYSGAAIILAALAWFMPALGAVLLALSISLLAGRWRSASAAGLAATWIIGAFYYQLNWSLGNKALLFMLAGSLLGAIAWRALAPKISTTATPEQALSPRRKTGIILSAASVLLVANVGIWQKENLITHGQPLYIALAPADPRSLMQGDFMQLNFQIPFDTPSSSGINHQSRPFIVMKRDSQNIGSAQRIHHGEPLAANELKIELSPKNSRWVLVTDAWFFKEGEARRWAQARYGEFRVMPDGKALLVGLKGEELKGL from the coding sequence ATGAACAACCAACATCTGGATCAGCTGCTAAAAAAAGCCATTACAGCAGGCATTTTACCTGATGGCACCCATATTGAAGCGCCAGAAAACCGGCCCTGGCCCGTGGTGCTGCTCACGGCTTTAGGCGCATGGCTCGCCGCGATTCCGCTGTTAGCTGTAGTCGGCCTGATGCTTGGCAGCACCATTATTCATAGCGTGGCAGGGCCGTATATTGTGGGGTTGATCGTTTTAGCGGCCGCCATCTTGCCATTACGCAAGCAAAATACTCCATTGTTTATAGAGCAGCTTGCCATTCCTGCTCTGATCACAGGATCAGCGCTTATGGCCTATGGCCTGTTTGGGCATTTGCCCGGCCACTTTGCCTGCGCCATACTGGCACTGCTTGCTGGCGGGCTGACCTGGGCCATACCCAATCCATGGTTGCGTGTTTTACTAGGCGCCACATCCGCAGCCTTCACCGGCACAGCGATTGCCCTATATATAAAAAACAGCCATGGAGCATGGCTTGCTTTGCACGCTCTACTTCTGCTGTGGCTACTTGCCAGTGCAGCACAGCGCAGCGTGCTCAGCGCCAAAGCCCTGCTCGCCGCCGCTTGTGAATCCTTTCTCACAGGCTGGCTGCTGGTTATTTTGGCTGGGCTGGCCTTTAACTCAGGCATGACTTTTTTAGCCGGGGCCAGCCTGGGCAACAACGCTTTTGCCGTAATCATGAATGAAGCCGCACCTCAATTAAGCACAACCAGCAAGCTGTTCGCACTGAGCTCATCCCTCCTCGCCCTGGCTGCGGGCATTTTACCCGGGCGCAGCTGGCCTGCTCTGCGCCCCTATAGCGGTGCGGCGATAATCTTGGCCGCTCTGGCTTGGTTTATGCCCGCGCTTGGCGCAGTATTACTAGCTCTATCCATTAGCCTGCTTGCCGGGCGCTGGCGATCCGCCAGCGCCGCAGGTCTTGCCGCCACATGGATCATTGGCGCATTTTATTACCAGCTTAACTGGTCGCTTGGCAATAAAGCACTGCTGTTTATGCTGGCAGGCAGCCTGCTTGGCGCGATTGCATGGCGGGCACTGGCTCCGAAAATATCTACTACTGCAACACCAGAGCAGGCACTCTCCCCCAGGCGAAAAACCGGCATCATTCTCAGCGCAGCCAGCGTTCTGCTTGTTGCCAATGTCGGCATCTGGCAAAAAGAAAACCTGATCACCCACGGCCAGCCACTCTATATTGCACTCGCCCCGGCCGATCCGCGCTCCTTAATGCAGGGTGATTTTATGCAGCTTAATTTTCAAATCCCTTTTGATACACCGTCATCTAGCGGCATAAACCACCAGAGCCGCCCCTTTATCGTCATGAAAAGAGATAGCCAGAATATCGGCAGCGCGCAGCGCATCCACCACGGCGAACCACTGGCAGCAAATGAGCTCAAAATTGAGCTCAGCCCCAAAAACAGCCGCTGGGTACTTGTCACCGACGCATGGTTTTTTAAAGAAGGCGAGGCCAGGCGCTGGGCACAAGCCCGGTATGGGGAATTCAGGGTGATGCCGGATGGGAAAGCATTACTGGTGGGGTTGAAGGGAGAAGAGTTGAAGGGGCTTTGA
- a CDS encoding DeoR/GlpR family DNA-binding transcription regulator — MILNLRQQELLKWVQREAYVSVDKLAEHFDVTQQTIRRDIHQLVENKLVQKLHGGVSALSSVEDVAYTTRQVLLIEEKQRIAELVATHIPNNASLFINLGTTTEEVAKALRHHHGLHVITNNLNVAAIMCTYHECEVIIAGGMVRGRDRGITGEATISFINQFKVDYGIIGISSIETDGTLRDFDFREVRTAEAIIKQSRHVFLVADHSKFGRPALARQGHLSQITALFTDQAVDAAMEAVIKESKTQLYIAQTAH, encoded by the coding sequence ATGATTTTAAATCTACGCCAGCAGGAACTTTTAAAATGGGTGCAAAGAGAGGCATATGTCAGCGTAGACAAGCTGGCCGAGCACTTTGACGTCACTCAGCAAACCATACGCCGCGACATTCATCAGCTGGTTGAAAACAAGCTGGTGCAAAAGCTGCATGGCGGAGTGAGCGCTTTATCCAGCGTGGAAGACGTCGCCTATACCACGAGGCAAGTGCTGCTGATTGAAGAAAAACAGAGAATTGCCGAGCTGGTGGCAACGCATATACCCAATAACGCGTCTTTATTTATTAATCTGGGCACCACTACCGAAGAAGTAGCCAAAGCACTGCGCCACCATCACGGGCTGCATGTGATTACCAATAATCTGAATGTCGCAGCCATCATGTGCACTTATCATGAATGCGAAGTCATTATTGCAGGCGGAATGGTACGCGGGCGGGACAGAGGCATCACCGGCGAAGCAACTATCAGCTTTATCAATCAGTTTAAGGTGGATTACGGCATTATCGGTATTTCCAGTATTGAAACCGATGGCACGTTGCGCGATTTTGATTTCAGGGAAGTGCGCACTGCGGAGGCAATTATCAAACAATCACGGCATGTTTTTTTAGTAGCAGACCACTCCAAATTCGGTCGCCCCGCCCTCGCCCGCCAGGGACATCTGTCACAGATTACCGCACTATTTACCGATCAAGCCGTAGATGCAGCAATGGAAGCGGTGATTAAAGAATCAAAAACCCAGCTCTATATTGCACAAACAGCTCATTAA
- the glpK gene encoding glycerol kinase GlpK: protein MKNKYILALDQGTTNSRAILFNQAGDIVSMAQKEFKQIYPQPGWVEHDALEIWIGQSNGVAHEAINFANIDSTQIAGIGITNQRATTVIWNRETGLPIYNAIVWQDRRTAPYCDELKARGLEASIRAKTGLTVDAYFSGSKISWILDNVEGARELANAGKLAFGTIDSWLIWNYTHGEVHVTDVSNASRTMLFNIQTLSWDQELMELMDIPASILPQVRSSSEIYGYTHESILGSPVPLCGIVGDQQAALFGQQCTRPGMVKNTYGAGCFMMMNTGVTPVISKNNLLTTIAWQIGNRVEYALEGSIFIGGAVVQWLRDGLGMISKSSEVNELAGQVKDSNGVYLVPAFAGLGAPHWNQDARGSLFGATLGTKSAHIARAALDSIAYQSADVLKAMEADAGVSISELRVDGGASVNPLLMQFQADILGTDVIRPKITETTALGAAYLAGLAVGYWKSIEDVQSQWQLDKRFSSQMSEEGSDKLLKGWHRAVKATQNWASHEAD, encoded by the coding sequence GTGAAAAACAAATATATTCTGGCACTTGACCAGGGCACAACCAACTCACGTGCAATTTTGTTTAATCAGGCAGGCGACATCGTTTCGATGGCGCAAAAAGAATTCAAACAGATTTACCCCCAGCCAGGCTGGGTAGAGCATGACGCACTGGAAATCTGGATTGGGCAATCAAACGGAGTGGCCCACGAAGCCATTAACTTTGCCAATATTGACAGCACTCAAATTGCCGGCATCGGCATCACCAATCAGCGCGCAACAACGGTGATATGGAATAGAGAAACCGGCCTGCCGATTTATAACGCCATTGTCTGGCAGGATCGCCGCACGGCACCTTATTGTGATGAACTCAAAGCCCGTGGCCTTGAAGCATCCATCCGCGCCAAGACAGGCCTGACGGTTGATGCTTATTTTTCCGGCAGCAAAATCAGCTGGATTCTGGATAATGTAGAAGGCGCACGCGAGCTGGCCAATGCAGGCAAGCTCGCGTTTGGTACGATAGACAGCTGGCTGATCTGGAACTACACCCACGGCGAAGTACATGTGACTGATGTGTCAAATGCCTCCCGCACCATGCTGTTTAATATCCAGACACTAAGCTGGGATCAAGAGCTGATGGAGCTGATGGATATCCCTGCCAGCATCTTGCCGCAGGTACGCTCCTCCAGCGAAATCTACGGTTATACCCATGAATCAATCCTAGGTAGCCCGGTTCCTCTATGCGGTATTGTAGGCGATCAGCAAGCGGCGCTGTTTGGTCAGCAATGCACCCGCCCTGGCATGGTCAAAAATACCTATGGCGCAGGCTGCTTTATGATGATGAATACCGGTGTAACGCCTGTTATCTCCAAAAACAATCTGCTTACTACCATTGCCTGGCAAATTGGCAACCGGGTTGAATACGCACTGGAAGGCAGTATTTTTATTGGCGGAGCAGTGGTGCAATGGCTGCGCGATGGCCTGGGCATGATCAGTAAATCTTCCGAAGTGAATGAATTAGCGGGCCAGGTAAAAGACAGCAATGGCGTATATCTGGTGCCTGCCTTTGCCGGCCTTGGCGCGCCACACTGGAATCAGGACGCACGCGGGTCATTGTTTGGTGCAACGCTAGGCACAAAATCAGCCCATATTGCCCGGGCTGCACTAGATAGCATCGCTTACCAGAGCGCTGATGTGTTAAAGGCAATGGAAGCCGATGCAGGGGTCAGTATTTCTGAGCTGCGCGTCGATGGCGGCGCAAGCGTGAACCCGCTCCTGATGCAATTTCAGGCAGACATCCTTGGCACAGATGTAATCCGCCCAAAAATCACCGAAACCACCGCCCTCGGTGCCGCTTATTTAGCAGGCCTTGCCGTAGGCTACTGGAAGAGCATCGAAGACGTACAAAGCCAGTGGCAGCTGGATAAACGCTTTAGTAGCCAGATGAGTGAAGAAGGCTCGGACAAGCTGCTTAAAGGCTGGCACCGCGCGGTAAAAGCAACCCAAAACTGGGCTAGTCACGAGGCAGACTAA
- the glpT gene encoding glycerol-3-phosphate transporter, with protein sequence MLKFLQPASHIARMGDKDIDSTYKRLRWQIFLGIFLGYAGYYLVRKNFSLAMPYLIEQGFSRGDLGFAMSGVAIAYGISKFLMGAISDRSNPRIFLSLGLVLSAAIFLFMGFVPWATSSITIMFVLLFLNGWVQGMGWPPCGRTMVHWWSQKERGSVVSVWNCAHNVGGGMIGPLFILGMGWFNDWRSAFYVPAAAAIAIAVLAFVVMRDTPQSCGLPAVEEYKNDYPKDYNEAHEVELSAREIFRKYILPNKLLWCIAFANVFVYLLRYGVLDWAPTYLKEVKHFAVDKSSWAYFLFEWAGIPGTLLCGWMSDKVFKGNRGATGLFFMGLVSIATIVYWLNPAGNPTVDMLALIAIGFFIYGPVMLIGLHALELAPKKAAGTAAGFTGLFGYLGGSVAASAVVGYTVDHFGWDGGFILLIGSCIAAMILLGLTMLHDTPANKIRRDAKNAHTSADQ encoded by the coding sequence GTGTTAAAATTTTTACAACCCGCCAGCCATATTGCACGTATGGGCGACAAAGACATTGATAGCACCTACAAACGGCTGCGCTGGCAGATATTTCTGGGGATTTTTCTAGGTTACGCCGGCTATTATCTGGTGCGCAAAAACTTCTCGCTGGCGATGCCCTATCTGATCGAACAAGGCTTCTCACGCGGGGATCTGGGTTTTGCAATGTCAGGTGTAGCCATTGCCTACGGAATATCCAAATTCTTGATGGGTGCGATTTCCGATCGATCCAACCCACGGATATTTTTAAGCCTTGGGCTGGTGCTCTCTGCTGCGATTTTTCTGTTTATGGGCTTTGTACCCTGGGCCACATCCAGCATCACCATCATGTTTGTGCTGCTGTTTTTAAATGGCTGGGTACAGGGCATGGGCTGGCCGCCGTGCGGCCGCACCATGGTGCACTGGTGGAGCCAGAAAGAACGTGGTTCGGTAGTTTCAGTATGGAACTGCGCCCATAATGTGGGTGGCGGCATGATTGGCCCGCTGTTTATTTTAGGTATGGGCTGGTTCAACGATTGGCGCTCGGCTTTCTATGTACCGGCTGCTGCCGCGATTGCGATTGCAGTGCTGGCTTTTGTGGTAATGCGCGACACCCCGCAATCCTGTGGCTTGCCTGCAGTTGAAGAATATAAAAATGATTACCCGAAAGATTACAACGAAGCGCATGAAGTAGAACTGAGTGCCAGAGAAATCTTTAGAAAATATATTCTGCCAAACAAGCTGCTCTGGTGCATTGCCTTTGCCAATGTGTTTGTTTACCTGCTGCGCTATGGTGTACTGGATTGGGCACCCACTTATTTAAAAGAGGTCAAACATTTCGCTGTCGACAAATCATCATGGGCCTATTTTCTGTTTGAATGGGCGGGTATTCCGGGCACATTGCTGTGCGGCTGGATGTCGGACAAGGTGTTTAAAGGTAATCGTGGTGCAACCGGCTTGTTCTTTATGGGCCTTGTGAGCATCGCAACGATTGTTTACTGGCTAAACCCGGCAGGCAATCCAACGGTTGATATGCTGGCCCTGATCGCCATCGGTTTCTTTATTTATGGCCCGGTGATGCTAATTGGCTTGCATGCGCTGGAGCTGGCACCAAAAAAAGCCGCAGGCACAGCGGCAGGCTTTACCGGCCTCTTTGGTTATCTTGGCGGCTCGGTTGCCGCCAGTGCCGTAGTCGGTTATACAGTGGATCATTTTGGCTGGGATGGCGGCTTTATACTGCTGATCGGCTCTTGTATCGCCGCAATGATTCTACTGGGGCTGACCATGCTCCACGATACGCCGGCCAATAAAATCAGGCGTGACGCAAAAAACGCTCACACTTCAGCTGATCAGTAA
- a CDS encoding PEP-CTERM sorting domain-containing protein: protein MKPYITIILSTLIIAAPAQAISIKVFTNKTEWTKALNSIVSAEDFTDGSFIQGLSIKANSTKPKDMTHTYSVPGGKMVDRLTKKHSTTISYTSGLLGIGGNFDLSLNDPGMGIKLVLSGDTFSNFVIPTEINKYTTGGFFGLISDTAFSSLKLMAGTQGTPCVNGEQYSLDNLSLATVAAPVPEPETYALMGVGLIGLIAARRRKAQ, encoded by the coding sequence ATGAAACCTTATATTACCATTATTTTAAGCACGCTTATTATTGCTGCGCCTGCACAAGCTATTAGCATTAAAGTATTTACTAATAAAACAGAGTGGACCAAGGCACTCAATAGTATTGTTTCAGCTGAAGACTTTACAGACGGCTCTTTTATACAAGGCCTTTCTATCAAAGCAAACTCCACAAAGCCTAAAGACATGACCCATACCTATTCTGTCCCTGGCGGAAAAATGGTGGACCGATTAACAAAGAAACATAGCACCACGATCAGCTACACCTCCGGGCTACTCGGAATTGGCGGTAATTTTGACCTGTCTCTCAACGACCCTGGCATGGGTATCAAACTGGTTTTAAGCGGTGATACTTTTAGTAACTTTGTCATTCCTACAGAAATCAATAAATACACAACAGGAGGCTTTTTTGGCCTGATTTCTGATACTGCATTCTCATCATTAAAACTAATGGCCGGCACGCAAGGCACACCCTGTGTGAATGGGGAGCAATACAGCCTGGATAATTTGTCCCTGGCTACAGTTGCAGCGCCTGTTCCAGAGCCCGAAACCTATGCATTAATGGGGGTCGGTTTAATTGGCTTAATTGCTGCGCGCCGTCGAAAAGCGCAATAA
- a CDS encoding glycine C-acetyltransferase encodes MNHAYLSHLNATLEQIHNDGFAKPERVIASKQRANLTLQSGQEVLNFCANNYLGLADDARLIDAAKQGMDDYGYGCASVRFICGTQQIHKDLEQAISGFLKTDDTILYSSCFDANGGVFETLLGEEDAVISDELNHASIIDGVRLCKAKRFRYKNNDMQDLEAQLIAADAAGARFKLVVTDGVFSMDGIIANLKDLCDVAERYNAIVMVDDSHAVGFIGENGAGTPELCGVQDRIDLYTGTLGKALGGASGGYVSGRKPMIDLLRQRSRPYLFSNTLAPAIAAASLKVLEVLASDEGAALRSLLKRNAEYFRKAMSEAGFTLVPGEHPIIPVMLGDARLASEVSAALLKEGVYVVGFSFPVVPKGKARIRTQMSAGHNLAQIQQTVDAFIKVGRELKVIA; translated from the coding sequence ATGAATCACGCCTACCTATCACACCTTAATGCCACCCTCGAACAAATTCACAACGACGGTTTTGCCAAGCCAGAGCGCGTGATCGCCAGCAAGCAGCGGGCAAATCTCACCTTGCAAAGCGGCCAGGAAGTGCTGAATTTTTGCGCCAACAATTATCTGGGCCTGGCGGACGACGCCCGCCTGATCGACGCAGCCAAACAAGGCATGGACGATTACGGCTATGGTTGTGCATCGGTACGCTTTATTTGCGGCACCCAGCAAATTCATAAAGATTTAGAACAGGCTATTTCTGGTTTTCTAAAGACGGACGACACCATTCTGTATTCCAGCTGTTTTGACGCCAATGGCGGCGTATTTGAAACACTGCTGGGTGAAGAAGACGCGGTGATATCGGATGAACTAAACCACGCTTCGATTATCGACGGCGTACGCCTGTGCAAAGCCAAGCGTTTCCGTTACAAAAACAACGACATGCAAGACCTTGAAGCTCAGTTAATTGCCGCAGATGCGGCAGGTGCGCGCTTTAAGCTGGTCGTCACCGATGGCGTGTTCTCAATGGATGGCATTATCGCTAACCTGAAAGACCTTTGCGATGTGGCCGAACGCTATAACGCGATTGTGATGGTGGATGATTCACACGCGGTGGGCTTTATCGGTGAAAACGGTGCGGGCACGCCTGAATTATGCGGCGTACAGGATCGTATCGACCTTTATACCGGCACGCTGGGCAAGGCCTTAGGCGGCGCTTCGGGTGGTTATGTTTCTGGCCGCAAGCCAATGATTGATCTCTTACGCCAGCGCTCACGCCCTTATTTGTTCTCTAACACCCTCGCCCCCGCCATCGCCGCTGCCAGCCTGAAAGTATTAGAAGTCCTAGCGAGTGATGAGGGTGCCGCCCTGCGCAGTCTGTTAAAACGCAACGCCGAATACTTCCGTAAAGCCATGTCTGAGGCAGGCTTTACGCTGGTACCGGGCGAGCATCCGATTATCCCCGTGATGCTGGGCGACGCCCGCCTTGCTAGCGAGGTATCTGCTGCGCTACTTAAAGAAGGCGTGTACGTGGTCGGATTTTCTTTCCCCGTTGTGCCCAAAGGCAAAGCCCGTATCCGCACCCAGATGTCGGCAGGCCACAACTTGGCACAAATCCAGCAAACAGTAGATGCGTTTATCAAAGTAGGCCGTGAACTGAAAGTGATTGCTTAA
- the tdh gene encoding L-threonine 3-dehydrogenase → MKALSKLTAMPGLTMNQVEKPAIGHNDLLIKIKKTAICGTDIHIWKWDEWAQKTIPVPMHVGHEYVGTVVEIGSEVQGFKIGDRVSGEGHITCGHCRNCRAGRRHLCRNTVGVGVNRPGAFAEYLVLPAFNAFPIPDDISDDLAAIFDPFGNAVHTALSFNMVGEDVLITGAGPIGIMAVAIAKHVGARHVVITDVNEYRLDLARKMGATRAVNVLNEDLKDVMSDLKMTEGFDVGLEMSGNPQAFRSMLETMQHGGKVALLGIPPADTAIDWNQVIFKGLEIKGIYGREMFETWYKMVALIQSGLDITPIITHHFHVDEFEQGFEAMLSGQSGKVILSWE, encoded by the coding sequence ATGAAAGCCTTATCAAAACTGACCGCAATGCCTGGCCTGACGATGAACCAAGTCGAAAAACCCGCCATTGGTCATAACGATCTCTTGATCAAAATTAAAAAAACCGCCATCTGTGGCACCGATATTCATATCTGGAAATGGGATGAATGGGCACAAAAAACCATTCCCGTGCCCATGCACGTTGGCCATGAATATGTAGGCACCGTGGTAGAAATTGGCTCGGAAGTGCAAGGTTTTAAGATTGGCGATCGTGTATCCGGCGAAGGCCATATCACCTGTGGTCATTGCCGTAATTGCCGCGCAGGCCGCCGCCATCTTTGCCGCAATACCGTTGGCGTGGGTGTGAACCGCCCCGGCGCTTTTGCCGAATATCTGGTGCTGCCCGCTTTTAATGCCTTTCCGATTCCTGACGACATTTCTGACGATTTAGCCGCTATTTTCGATCCGTTTGGCAATGCTGTACATACCGCGCTGTCGTTCAATATGGTCGGCGAAGATGTATTGATTACCGGCGCTGGCCCGATCGGCATTATGGCTGTGGCAATTGCCAAACACGTCGGCGCGCGCCATGTAGTGATTACCGATGTCAACGAATACCGCCTCGATCTGGCGCGAAAAATGGGCGCAACCCGCGCCGTTAACGTCTTGAATGAAGATTTAAAAGACGTGATGAGCGACTTAAAAATGACCGAAGGCTTTGACGTCGGCCTGGAGATGTCCGGCAATCCGCAAGCCTTTCGCTCCATGCTGGAAACCATGCAGCACGGCGGCAAAGTAGCGCTCTTAGGCATTCCACCGGCAGACACCGCCATCGACTGGAATCAGGTTATTTTTAAAGGGCTGGAAATCAAAGGCATTTACGGCCGTGAAATGTTCGAGACCTGGTACAAAATGGTCGCACTGATCCAGTCCGGCCTCGACATCACCCCGATTATCACCCATCACTTTCATGTGGATGAATTTGAGCAAGGCTTTGAAGCCATGTTATCGGGGCAAAGCGGGAAGGTTATTTTGAGCTGGGAATAA
- a CDS encoding IS3 family transposase (programmed frameshift), giving the protein MSKYTTQFKLSVVQQYLTGEEGIKTITNQYGIEQAMFRRWVRSFRQHGESGLAPKYSHYDAVFKLSVLQHMWDNHLSQQETTAYFDIRSPTCLSQWSTQYCAGGIAALESAPKGRKKSPMPVAENNTAPLPIDDETRSREELIAEVKRLRLEVAYIKKYNALVQAKAQSAQQKAQIVLELRPQFPLADLLKQAELPRSTFYYQKQALAVSDKYQNVKTQLTALFTEHKGRYGYRRIMLALRNKGEWLNHKTVQRLMQELGLKSCVRPKKYRSYKGECGKIAPNILQRQFSADKPNQKWVTDVTEFNVQGEKLYLSPVLDLYNGEIIAFEMARRPVFALVSQMLKKAIVKLSPDEKPLLHSDQGWQYQMAKYRQQLAGKGLVQSMSRKGNCHDNATMESFFGTLKSEFFYQEKFTSIEQLEQGIVDYIHYYNHDRIKLKLKGLSPVQYRTQPLST; this is encoded by the exons ATGTCCAAGTACACAACGCAATTCAAGCTTTCTGTCGTTCAGCAATATTTAACGGGCGAAGAAGGTATTAAAACGATTACTAACCAATATGGCATCGAGCAGGCCATGTTTCGTCGCTGGGTGAGGTCGTTTCGCCAGCATGGTGAATCGGGTTTAGCCCCCAAATACAGTCATTACGATGCCGTGTTCAAACTCTCCGTGCTCCAGCACATGTGGGACAATCATCTTTCCCAGCAGGAAACTACCGCTTATTTTGATATTCGTAGCCCCACTTGTTTGAGCCAATGGAGCACGCAGTATTGCGCAGGCGGAATTGCTGCCCTTGAATCTGCGCCTAAAGGTCGAAAGAAATCACCCATGCCCGTTGCCGAAAATAACACTGCTCCCCTGCCGATTGATGATGAAACCCGTAGCCGTGAAGAACTCATTGCAGAAGTCAAACGCCTCCGTTTAGAGGTGGCCTACATAAAAAAGTACAATGCCTTAGTTCAAGCCAAAGCCCAATCGGCACAGCAGAAA GCACAAATAGTGCTTGAATTAAGGCCGCAGTTTCCCTTGGCTGATTTGTTGAAACAAGCCGAGTTGCCGCGTAGCACCTTCTATTACCAGAAGCAGGCTTTGGCGGTGAGCGACAAGTATCAAAACGTCAAAACACAGCTTACAGCGCTGTTTACAGAGCATAAAGGGCGCTACGGCTACCGGCGCATCATGCTGGCGCTGCGTAATAAGGGCGAATGGCTTAATCACAAAACGGTGCAGCGTTTAATGCAAGAGCTGGGTTTGAAGTCGTGCGTTCGGCCTAAAAAGTACCGTTCATACAAGGGTGAATGCGGCAAAATCGCGCCAAATATATTGCAGCGACAATTTAGTGCAGATAAGCCGAATCAGAAATGGGTAACCGATGTGACTGAATTTAACGTACAGGGAGAAAAGCTCTATCTGTCGCCAGTTTTGGATTTATACAATGGAGAAATTATCGCTTTTGAAATGGCGCGCCGCCCAGTATTTGCGCTGGTCAGTCAAATGCTAAAGAAAGCGATCGTTAAGCTGAGCCCGGATGAAAAACCACTACTGCATTCGGATCAGGGTTGGCAGTATCAAATGGCAAAGTATCGGCAGCAATTGGCAGGAAAAGGACTGGTACAAAGTATGTCAAGAAAGGGCAATTGCCACGATAATGCAACGATGGAAAGCTTCTTTGGTACGTTGAAGTCAGAGTTTTTCTACCAGGAAAAATTCACTAGTATTGAGCAACTGGAGCAAGGCATCGTGGACTACATTCATTACTATAACCACGACCGAATCAAGTTGAAGTTAAAAGGGCTGAGTCCTGTTCAATACAGAACCCAGCCCTTGAGCACCTAG
- a CDS encoding NAD(P)/FAD-dependent oxidoreductase yields the protein MSHPIIIIGSGLAGYNLAREFRKLDQITPLTIIAEDSADFYSKPMLSNALAGKKTAASLMMKSARKMAEELNAAILPFAEVVGIDIANQQVLLIDGAALVYQDLILALGADQIYLPLGGNAGDDVISVNNLQEYAEFAAKLPELKTVGILGAGLIGCEFANDLLALGIKPIVLDLAGWPLSRLLPETAGHYLAAQLTAAGVEFHFGVAAQNYDHMEGRYLLGLNDGSIIEVGMLLSAIGLRPRIHLAESAGLKVNRGIVVDQTLQTSQPHIYALGDCAEVMGLNLPFVMPIMHCARALAATLAGTPTPVKYPAMPVQIKTPACPTVVAPPAPGAQGQWQVSPVEGGIDARFVGARGELLGFALLGAATKEKQALTGQLPAVLA from the coding sequence ATGAGTCATCCTATTATCATTATCGGTTCAGGTTTGGCTGGCTATAATCTGGCACGAGAATTCCGGAAATTAGATCAAATAACACCTTTAACGATTATCGCTGAAGACAGCGCCGATTTTTATTCCAAACCCATGTTATCTAATGCGCTGGCAGGTAAAAAAACGGCAGCGTCTTTAATGATGAAGTCCGCCAGAAAAATGGCTGAAGAATTAAATGCAGCAATATTGCCTTTTGCCGAAGTAGTGGGAATAGATATAGCAAATCAGCAGGTTTTATTAATTGATGGTGCTGCTTTGGTGTATCAGGATTTAATTTTAGCATTAGGCGCAGATCAAATTTATTTACCTCTGGGCGGAAATGCCGGGGACGATGTAATTTCTGTGAATAATCTGCAAGAGTATGCAGAGTTTGCTGCAAAACTTCCTGAGTTAAAAACAGTGGGTATTTTAGGCGCAGGTTTAATTGGCTGCGAATTTGCTAATGATTTACTGGCGCTGGGTATTAAGCCCATCGTATTGGATCTTGCTGGCTGGCCATTATCCCGTTTACTGCCTGAAACTGCTGGTCATTATCTGGCGGCACAGCTGACTGCTGCCGGCGTTGAGTTTCATTTTGGCGTGGCGGCACAAAATTATGATCATATGGAAGGGCGCTATTTATTGGGTTTAAATGATGGATCAATTATCGAAGTGGGCATGCTGCTCTCTGCCATTGGCCTGCGGCCCCGTATTCATCTGGCTGAAAGCGCAGGTTTAAAAGTGAATCGCGGCATTGTAGTAGATCAAACCCTGCAAACCTCTCAGCCGCACATTTATGCGCTGGGCGATTGTGCCGAAGTCATGGGGCTGAATTTACCTTTTGTCATGCCAATCATGCACTGCGCCCGTGCTTTGGCAGCCACCCTGGCCGGAACCCCCACCCCGGTTAAATACCCGGCCATGCCGGTGCAGATTAAAACCCCTGCCTGCCCAACCGTCGTTGCACCACCTGCCCCCGGTGCTCAGGGACAATGGCAGGTGTCACCCGTTGAAGGCGGAATCGATGCCCGTTTTGTAGGTGCCCGAGGTGAGTTGCTGGGCTTTGCATTATTGGGCGCGGCAACAAAAGAGAAGCAAGCTTTAACAGGGCAATTGCCGGCTGTTTTGGCCTGA